In Plasmodium vivax chromosome 14, whole genome shotgun sequence, the genomic window tgctgcttACCAAGAAtggcacccccccccttttgtctttccccccctgcgcaaTTTTCAAGGGGGGTCTAATCACTGTGTTGAGGTGGGGGTCTTTCTGGGGGCTCCCAATTTgcgtcattttttcgttcatcTGTCTGTGTACACAATGTGGCTGattcattttccctttttttgtcttcgttttctttttaagaGGGTAGTTTAAAATGTTGCAGAAGTTTGCGTCGGTCTGTTGCGCGGCGGGTATTTAGCGAACAGGTGGGTGGCGCAAATGTTTAATTTTGCGAGTGGCAAGTTTCGGCTTCACACACTGCCTCCGCGAGCGTCACCCGCGCGGCTCGTCAAGAAAAACGCGCACATGCGAAGCGGTAAACAGGTAAAGCGGCAACCGCGCAGAGCGGCAAACGCGTAGGGCAACAAACGCACATGTGCCTATCTATGCGTACACCCCCTTTTGACCCGCTCACGCGACCCTGCAGAATTTATCGAACAAACGAAATCCACCCCACGCAGTTACGCGCAGTGGCAGTTTGTTCtatcccattttgcaattcaACCCGCGTAAATTTCAACATCTcacttggggaaaaaaaaaaaaaaaaaaaaaaaaaattaacaacccTGTTGGGGGGTATACACACACTCGAACATGTTTCTGCAGGATGATGGGAGGTTATGCCGCGAATGGGATGAGGGGTTCCACATAGAGAAGACACCCTCACACGTTCGCGCGGGAACAGCAGgaatgtaaattattttttgcgaacAATTTATTAACGCTTTTTTTACCAAGTTGGGCTGAGTCTTTCCCCTCGCCCTCACCCGTTTCGCATCAACTGTGGTGTTTTCAAACAAGAAATGTTGGCCatccttttcgaaaaaaGTTCCTATTTaatcgtcatttttttttttcccctttttggtgaGTTCCTGTGTGCAGAGGATGGCGTCGCGTACGCTGCGGTGCGGCGCGGGGGGGGATAAATGTTGGATGGGGAGCCAAACGGGGTGGAAGTCAACACAGGATGGAAGTCAACGTGGGGTGGAACTCCCAACTCACACGCATCTTCATTGGCCCCCCTGCAGGGGGTTAGCAAAATGGCCATCCGTACCTTTCTTTCTCCCCTGCGAGAGGTTCCCCGCGAACATGCACTCTTTTCCCAACCGGTTAGCTGCCGTGGGTGTCTCCCCCGTAGCGGTACAATTAAGGGGAAATTGAAATCCCCTTTTATGCTTAGCCATGTTAAAGAGGAGTTACTACGCTTAAGAGGGTTGATCTTTTAACTTATCTGGCGTGTGTGTACTGGAGGGCCACCAAACAGCTGCGTCGCATGTCTACCCGTTTGTATGTCGCcatggagggggaaaaaaaaaaaattctgaacacGCGGGTATGGCGGGGATTGCGGGGATGGCGGGGTTGGCGGCGTTCCTCCCGTTCTCCCCGTTCCCCCCTTGGCTggagtttttcctttttcagaTTCTCATTAATGTGGCGCCATCCCATGGGTAGGAGGGCAAACCGGGAAAAGGGCAAATAGAAAAGAGCAGAGAGCGAAGAGCGAAGCGCAAAATGCCAAAGAAGCAATTGTTTTCGAAAGGGCCCCACTTtgaacacttttttttttttgtgtgtaatTACACAAGGCGGTCGCGCAGAGCACGCagggaagaggagaagaagcaaagcaTGTAGTCATTTCCATGCTCTGTCAAATGTTTAAATGATCCCTCGCTGCAGGCGGCACTTTTGCGAGCATCGCTTCTACTTCCTCGCTGTGTGTTCTATGTGAAGAATGATGTGTCCACAGCGTAGCTATCCACTGATCCCATGTGCGACGTCTAAATGCACAcgttatttcttcttttttttttggtgaatGAAAAGGTCTCTCTTTTGTGCTCGAACGGAGAAGTTGTTAAAATATGACTTGGGGAGGGGGCTTTCCTTCGCGTAGATTAGCTTGCTTAGGTTGCTCAGTTTGCTTAGTTTGCTCAGTTTGCTTAGTTTGCTCAGTTTGCTTAGTTTGCTCAGTTTGCTTAGTTTGCTCAGTTTGCTTAGTTTGCTCAGTTTGCTTAGTTTGCTCAGTTTGCTTAGTTTGCTTAgctttcctttctttttctttttcctttgcttcgcttcgcttcgctttgcttcccctttttccgctgtcttcccccccgcctGCCCCGCACCCATACTACGTtatctccctttttaactTTCCCCAAATTGTGCATTCTCTCCTCTGAGGGGAAACATCTTGTGCGCATGTGCGTGTACGCAGGCACCCCGGAGCGACATCAGGAGGGCGCAGCCAATTATATTGCCTCCCCTGGATGGTTGCCGTAGAGGTCTTCGTGGACGTCACTGCAAGTGTTGTTGCTGATAACGGTTCGCCTCGAAGCAGACCTTGTCCTTGTGGTACCGCGTAACTCAGTGCCTTCTTTAAAGCGCCCCCATGAAATCTCGACTGGCACTTtcgtttctccttttgttgGTTCGCTATGTGAAGGGGGATCTCCCCATGCACGCTCTCATGGTAAGTcgcccaaggggggggagactcATCGAGTGAAAACGTGTAGATACATAAATACGCATTATGCATGCGAATTTGTTCTATCGATGGAGAGAAAGCCTCCTTAGAGCGTCAACAATGTGTGGAGCGAAATTCGTAACCCATGTTTTGGCGAATTCGTGTGGAGCTTCTCCCCTCTGTGTGCAACGGGGTCATTTGTTATGCCCTTCCAAAGGGACGAAACATGCCACGTGGTGGttatgagtttttttttttttttcttttgtgtGAGGGATATCCCCACCGTGTGGGCAGACTGCACAGATTGAGAAGGAGATTTCCACATTTTGAGATGCACCTCCCCGCTTCCCAACTGTTTTACCTTCCCAACTTGTTTACCTCCCCCACTGCAGGGAGACGTCGCGGGCATTTGGGACATCAGCCAGACGGAGGAACTGAGCGACAAGCCGGAGACCTGCGGCGGGGGGATTCCCAACAGAAACCTCCAAAATTTGCATCCTCGTAGGGTTCAATAGAAGCGAGCACATGAGCAGGCAGACATGCATACTTCTAGAAGCTCATGAGTGATTACATCCGTTAGCACTCTCCTTCTGCTGAGGCCCCATTTGACTGTCCCACACCACCCTAACCGCAGTGAAGTTACTCTGCTCGACTGCCTCCACCCCACCTTAAACGCAGAACTGAAAAATTATGAGTCATTTTTGGAAGGTAACTACGGAGGGTTGGAGACCACTTCGATGAAGCTGACGACTGAAAAGATTAAACTGTCGGAGAGAGGAAGCCAGAGGAACAACTGGACCTACTTGGCCGTGAGGGATGTCAAGACTAATGGGATCGTCGGCCACTGGTAGGGGGGCGCGCGGACATCGCCTCTAAGCAGCAACCACTTTAAAGGGAGCTATAAACGTCGCTCTAAATGCCGCTCTACA contains:
- a CDS encoding hypothetical protein (encoded by transcript PVX_101275A), which gives rise to MGAGQAGGKTAEKGEAKRSEAKQRKKKKKGKLSKLSKLSKLSKLSKLSKLSKLSKLSKLSKLSKLSKLSKLSKLSNLSKLIYAKESPLPKSYFNNFSVRAQKRDLFIHQKKKKK